The proteins below come from a single Panicum hallii strain FIL2 chromosome 7, PHallii_v3.1, whole genome shotgun sequence genomic window:
- the LOC112898974 gene encoding uncharacterized protein LOC112898974, whose protein sequence is MERHGTSVRLLLAMLLLLATELAAFGCCGGHRIPRADVAAWRRHGRVAAAAATTTVAAASATAPAAAARDAEAVLGESKRLVPQGSNPLHN, encoded by the coding sequence ATGGAGAGGCACGGCACGAGCGTGCGGCTGCTGCTCGCGATGCTTCTGCTGCTGGCGACCGAGCTCGCCGCGTTCGGCTGCTGCGGCGGCCACCGAATTCCCAGGGCGGACGTGGCTGCGTGGAGGCGGCACGgccgggtggcggcggcggcggcgacgacgacggtaGCAGCGGCGAGCGCgacggcgcccgcggccgcagCCCGGGACGCCGAGGCGGTGCTCGGCGAGTCCAAGAGGCTGGTGCCGCAGGGCTCCAACCCGCTGCACAACTAG